A genomic region of Aureimonas populi contains the following coding sequences:
- the ggt gene encoding gamma-glutamyltransferase: protein MMRSMLGALAAISLATSVALAQEIERPAPEAATGFAERQAVSSVKDMVVAAHPLAAEAGARMLAAGGTAIDAMIATQLVLNLVEPQSSGIGGGAFLLYRDARTGRMTAYDGRETAPAAAMPDLFLDDLGQPLSFMDAVVGGRSVGTPGTLRLMELTHRLHGRLAWAELFEPAIRLAEEGFEVGERLAGLVAGDEALTRQEAARDYFHPEGRPIEAGDTLRNPEFAATLRAIAERGAEAFYQGEIAEDIVQAVQGFTDNPGTLALEDLAHYRVVPREPVCAPFRVYEVCGMGPPSSGGLTVGQILGLLDHFDLEALEPLSPAATHLFVEASRLAYADRALYIADSDFVRVPAKGLLDPGYTTARAQRIDRAQAAEAVSAGNPPWREAGLRAPDRSLEIPSTSHVSIMDGEGNVVSLTTTIEAGFGSRLMVRGFLLNNELTDFSFVPEEGGLMVANRVEGGKRPRSSMAPTIVLDAGGEPVLVVGSPGGARIIPYVARTILGVLVWGLDPQEAVSLPHVATLGGPVDLEEGLAPEGLAQALEALGHEVRMMELNSGLHAISLERGRLSAGVDPRREGAARSSGEVEAAAQ from the coding sequence CAATGCTGGGGGCTTTGGCCGCCATCTCGCTGGCGACGAGCGTCGCCTTGGCCCAGGAGATCGAGCGCCCGGCGCCGGAGGCCGCGACGGGTTTCGCCGAGCGGCAGGCCGTTTCGTCTGTCAAGGACATGGTGGTGGCGGCCCATCCCCTGGCCGCCGAGGCGGGCGCGAGGATGCTGGCGGCGGGGGGCACGGCCATCGATGCGATGATCGCCACGCAACTCGTGCTCAATCTGGTGGAGCCGCAATCCTCCGGCATCGGCGGCGGGGCCTTCCTGCTCTACCGCGATGCCCGCACCGGGCGGATGACGGCCTATGACGGGCGCGAGACCGCGCCGGCGGCCGCAATGCCCGACCTTTTCCTGGACGATCTCGGCCAGCCGCTGTCCTTCATGGACGCGGTGGTGGGCGGGCGTTCGGTGGGAACGCCGGGCACGCTGCGCCTTATGGAGTTGACGCATCGCCTGCACGGCAGGCTGGCCTGGGCCGAGCTGTTCGAACCGGCGATCCGGCTGGCCGAAGAGGGCTTCGAGGTCGGTGAAAGGCTGGCCGGGCTCGTGGCCGGCGATGAGGCACTGACCCGGCAGGAGGCCGCGCGTGACTATTTCCACCCGGAAGGGCGCCCCATCGAGGCCGGCGACACGCTGAGGAACCCAGAGTTCGCCGCCACGCTGCGCGCCATCGCGGAGCGTGGGGCGGAGGCATTCTACCAGGGCGAGATCGCCGAGGACATCGTGCAGGCCGTGCAGGGCTTCACGGACAATCCCGGCACGCTGGCGCTGGAGGATCTGGCCCACTATCGCGTCGTCCCGCGCGAGCCGGTCTGCGCGCCGTTCCGCGTTTATGAAGTCTGCGGCATGGGGCCGCCGTCCAGCGGCGGGCTGACGGTCGGCCAGATCCTTGGCCTGCTCGATCATTTCGACCTGGAGGCGCTCGAGCCGCTTTCGCCCGCGGCCACGCATCTCTTCGTCGAGGCGTCCCGTCTCGCCTATGCGGACCGCGCGCTCTACATCGCCGATTCCGATTTCGTGCGGGTGCCCGCCAAGGGCCTTCTCGATCCCGGCTACACGACAGCCCGCGCGCAGCGCATCGACCGGGCGCAGGCGGCGGAGGCCGTTTCGGCGGGCAACCCGCCCTGGCGAGAGGCGGGTTTGCGCGCGCCGGACCGAAGCCTCGAAATTCCCTCCACCAGCCATGTCTCCATCATGGACGGGGAGGGCAACGTCGTTTCCTTGACCACCACCATCGAGGCCGGCTTCGGCTCCCGCCTGATGGTGCGCGGCTTCCTGCTCAACAATGAATTGACCGATTTCTCCTTCGTGCCGGAGGAGGGCGGCCTGATGGTCGCCAACCGCGTGGAAGGCGGCAAGCGGCCCCGCTCCTCCATGGCGCCGACGATCGTGCTGGATGCCGGCGGCGAGCCGGTTCTGGTCGTCGGCTCGCCGGGCGGGGCGCGGATCATCCCCTATGTCGCGCGCACGATCCTGGGCGTGCTCGTCTGGGGGCTCGACCCGCAGGAGGCCGTGTCGCTGCCGCATGTCGCCACGCTCGGCGGCCCGGTGGACCTGGAGGAAGGGCTGGCGCCCGAAGGACTGGCACAGGCGCTGGAGGCGCTGGGGCACGAGGTTCGCATGATGGAGCTGAACAGCGGCCTTCATGCCATCTCGCTGGAGCGCGGCCGGCTTTCCGCCGGCGTCGATCCGCGGCGCGAAGGGGCCGCCCGCTCCTCGGGCGAGGTGGAGGCGGCTGCGCAATAA